From Asterias rubens chromosome 20, eAstRub1.3, whole genome shotgun sequence, one genomic window encodes:
- the LOC117303586 gene encoding uncharacterized protein LOC117303586: MKLLLLVLVAVLLLVPDTGAWLRRRRRRRPAVSSASIARFSKLESMAEGVVSPDGKLTVDQPKKTTNNKIDTSPAGYFAVLQNVVEGYRESKMHVNDGGLDVNVDLLPEE; encoded by the exons ATGAAATTGTTACTGTTAGTCCTCGTTGCTGTGTTGCTTCTTGTACCCGACACTG GGGCGTGGCTTAGACGAAGAAGAAGGAGGCGGCCAGCTGTCTCATCGGCCTCCATCGCCCGCTTCTCTAAGCTAG AGTCAATGGCCGAAGGCGTTGTCAGCCCTGATGGAAAACTGACTGTTGACCAGCCTAAAAAGACAACGAATAACAAGATCGATACTAGTCCTGCTGGTTATTTTGCAGTTCTGCAAAATGTTGTGG AAGGCTATCGTGAGTCAAAGATGCATGTCAACGACGGTGGTTTGGACGTCAATGTGGATCTTCTGCCTgaagagtaa